The following proteins come from a genomic window of Pirellula staleyi DSM 6068:
- the hpnC gene encoding squalene synthase HpnC, with amino-acid sequence MDLAAELLRYGPEAPTRGVPTLAESQAYCRQLAREHYENFQVVHLFLPHHLRDHFASLYAYCRWADDLADEAKTPEEATHLLGWWQQQLDALEQGQNATHPVFVALAATVQAKQLSFAPLHDLLSAFRQDQQTTRYATWRELDDYCRRSANPVGRLVLELADVRDDVSMALSDFVCTGLQLINFWQDLRRDFERGRIYLPAEALGGTEIDRERLLDYQTDSDLQMVLEAAVVDARQSIRRGWDLLPRVPREFRRSIELFIRGGLAICDAVRDANYQPLVRRPVLSKWKKLSLLAITFWPFRTIPKGVLT; translated from the coding sequence ATGGATTTGGCAGCAGAACTTCTCCGCTATGGTCCCGAGGCACCCACTCGGGGCGTGCCGACGCTGGCCGAATCGCAAGCCTATTGCCGTCAGCTGGCGCGCGAGCATTACGAGAATTTTCAGGTCGTGCACCTCTTTCTGCCGCATCACTTGCGCGACCATTTCGCCAGCCTCTATGCCTATTGCCGCTGGGCCGACGATCTGGCCGACGAAGCCAAAACGCCGGAAGAAGCGACCCATTTGCTCGGCTGGTGGCAGCAGCAGCTCGACGCGCTGGAGCAGGGGCAAAACGCGACGCATCCGGTGTTTGTTGCGCTTGCCGCCACAGTGCAAGCGAAGCAACTCTCCTTCGCGCCGCTTCACGATCTGCTGAGCGCGTTTCGACAAGATCAGCAGACGACGCGTTATGCCACTTGGCGTGAGCTCGACGACTATTGCCGCCGCAGCGCCAATCCTGTGGGGCGTTTGGTCCTCGAGCTAGCCGATGTGCGCGATGATGTATCGATGGCACTTTCGGACTTCGTTTGCACGGGACTACAGCTGATTAATTTTTGGCAAGATCTGCGGCGGGACTTCGAGCGCGGACGAATCTACCTGCCGGCTGAAGCGCTCGGCGGCACCGAGATCGATCGCGAGCGACTGCTCGATTATCAAACCGACAGCGATTTGCAAATGGTCCTCGAAGCTGCAGTGGTCGACGCGCGTCAAAGCATTCGCCGAGGCTGGGATTTGCTGCCGCGCGTGCCGCGCGAATTTCGCCGGAGCATCGAGCTATTCATTCGTGGCGGACTTGCCATTTGCGATGCGGTGCGCGATGCCAACTATCAGCCGCTCGTTCGTCGTCCGGTCCTTTCGAAGTGGAAGAAACTGAGTTTGCTGGCGATCACGTTTTGGCCCTTTCGAACGATTCCGAAAGGGGTGCTGACGTGA
- a CDS encoding MBL fold metallo-hydrolase — protein MKLYFLGANRQVTGSRYCVEAGGRRVMIDCGLFQERQFQDRNWNPTPVDAHTIDALLLTHVHIDHVGLVPKLVREGFSGPIIGTRPTIGLLDIMLRDSAEIQQEDAAYKKKRHEREGRKGKFEERPLYTVDDVDQTLPLCEGVMYGKRIDVIPGFQATFFEAGHILGSAMIELRVTEEGLTRTIVFSGDIGQWNKPIIRDPTLLKSADYVIMESTYGDRLHKEGGDVEDQMARVINETHTRGGNVVIPTFAVERAQELMYHIGRLVHQQKIPAVKVFLDSPMAVDVTEVFHKFSDCFDEAMWSSMQTHGSPLKFPGLSMVRTAEQSKAINNYTGPCVIMASSGMCNAGRIKHHLRQNIERPESTILFVGHQSEGTLGRQILDRQREVRIHGQNFRVRADIAQIFGFSGHGDRDDLHHWLGAFEKPPKQVFLTHGEEKVALQMAKEIAAEKGFNVLVPEYCQQVVLE, from the coding sequence ATGAAGCTCTATTTTCTCGGCGCAAATCGTCAGGTCACCGGCTCGCGCTACTGCGTGGAAGCTGGGGGCCGGCGCGTGATGATCGACTGCGGTCTGTTTCAGGAACGTCAGTTCCAAGATCGCAACTGGAATCCAACCCCCGTCGATGCCCACACGATCGACGCGCTGCTGCTCACGCATGTGCACATCGATCACGTGGGACTCGTTCCCAAACTGGTGCGCGAAGGATTCAGCGGACCGATCATCGGCACACGCCCCACGATTGGCCTGCTCGATATCATGCTCCGCGATTCAGCCGAGATTCAGCAGGAAGATGCGGCCTATAAAAAGAAGCGTCACGAGCGCGAAGGGCGCAAAGGAAAGTTCGAAGAGCGACCGCTCTATACCGTCGACGATGTCGATCAGACGCTGCCGCTGTGCGAAGGGGTGATGTACGGAAAGCGGATCGATGTCATTCCCGGCTTTCAGGCCACTTTTTTTGAAGCGGGACACATTCTCGGCTCGGCGATGATCGAGCTGCGCGTGACCGAAGAAGGGTTGACGCGCACCATCGTCTTCTCGGGCGATATCGGACAGTGGAACAAACCGATCATTCGCGACCCGACGCTGCTGAAATCAGCCGACTATGTGATCATGGAATCGACCTACGGCGATCGCCTGCATAAAGAGGGGGGCGATGTCGAAGATCAGATGGCGCGCGTGATTAATGAAACGCACACGCGCGGCGGCAATGTAGTGATCCCGACCTTTGCTGTCGAGCGCGCACAAGAGCTGATGTATCACATCGGCAGGCTCGTTCATCAGCAAAAGATTCCGGCAGTGAAGGTGTTTCTCGATAGCCCGATGGCGGTCGATGTCACCGAAGTCTTTCACAAGTTCAGCGACTGTTTCGACGAAGCGATGTGGTCGTCGATGCAAACGCATGGTTCGCCCCTCAAATTCCCCGGGCTCTCGATGGTCCGGACGGCGGAGCAAAGCAAGGCGATCAACAACTACACCGGCCCCTGCGTCATCATGGCGAGTAGCGGGATGTGCAACGCCGGGCGAATTAAGCATCACTTGCGGCAGAATATCGAGCGCCCTGAATCGACGATTTTGTTCGTCGGTCATCAATCGGAAGGGACACTCGGACGGCAGATTCTCGATCGTCAGCGGGAAGTTCGGATCCATGGCCAAAACTTCCGGGTGCGGGCCGACATTGCCCAGATTTTTGGGTTCTCGGGACATGGCGACCGCGACGATCTGCATCACTGGCTCGGCGCGTTCGAAAAGCCCCCCAAGCAGGTCTTTTTGACGCATGGCGAAGAAAAGGTGGCGCTGCAAATGGCCAAGGAAATCGCGGCTGAAAAAGGGTTTAACGTGCTGGTGCCCGAGTATTGCCAGCAGGTGGTGCTCGAGTAG